One genomic region from Populus nigra chromosome 8, ddPopNigr1.1, whole genome shotgun sequence encodes:
- the LOC133702301 gene encoding histone-lysine N-methyltransferase, H3 lysine-9 specific SUVH5-like has translation MESTRVVSSDKSGMCSMENGDVAPKFKRRRVSAVRDFPPGCGPLAVLIFKQNEKFVAASKEKSGDGCLEKINRVETKGKEPIDSSDQVNGHGLLKQEPAGMLLPEAVGALNDVSVVGSVVASVVGEAVKALEHETADASENLCKVDVVAPVENFVQHNYPPRRRISAVRDFPPFCGPNAPLLNKVEAAKVLVVVQKKSLGQEKSGPEENPTKEMVKNVVKEMGSDVKDGDLNESRLESASRMDDDKVRIEPDSSVNKVKVAEENRHERCIKSPRQIILNQHDLNSMAVSKSVKMEVGGLEENLGKDLTVYLEDKISKRKLSDLSGGKNSMRKDKFEVLKLASGREVVQGLPAERNCPWRKGQMVHKPTMLACDARESKGQKHNFILLERSKSALKTKINELDKHGGIMKKNSSPTIKVERGVGQKTECNKEDYLKNGEESDNFRVVACSHNFDVSLPPSCPTISRGKDNGNDAIVTRNKVRETLRLFQAICRKLLHEEEANFKERGNTRRRVDLQASKILKEKGKYVNIGERIIGSVPGVEVGDEFIYRVELNIVGLHRQIQGGIDYMKQDGKLLATSIVSSGAYDDDTDNSDVLIYTGSGGNMMSGDKEPEDQKLERGNLALKNSMDAKNPVRVIRGDSKGADSVDARGRTYIYDGLYLVEKCWQEIGSHGKLVFKFKLVRIQGQPELAWNVVKKSKKFKVREGVCVDDISQGKEKIPICAVNTINDEKPPPFKYTTHMIYPHWCRRLPPKGCDCINGCSESRKCPCLEKNGGGIPYNYNGAIVEAKPLVYECGPSCKCPPLCYNRVSQHGIKFQLEIFKTESRGWGVRSLNSISSGSFICEYAGELLEEKEAEQRTGNDEYLFDIGNQFNDNSLWDGLTTLMPEAQPDAVVEVQNSGFTIDAAQCGNVGRFINHSCSPNLYAQNVLYDHDDKRIPHIMFFAVENIPPLQELTYHYNYMIDQVFDSNGNIKKKSCHCGSPECTGRMY, from the coding sequence CTGGCTGTGGACCATTGGCTGTTctgatttttaaacaaaatgaaaaatttgTTGCAGCGAGTAAGGAGAAAAGTGGTGATGGctgtcttgaaaaaataaatcgtgTGGAAACCAAGGGAAAGGAGCCGATAGATTCTTCTGATCAGGTGAATGGGCATGGATTGCTGAAGCAAGAGCCTGCAGGGATGTTGCTTCCAGAGGCTGTAGGTGCTTTGAATGATGTAAGTGTGGTTGGATCGGTAGTAGCTTCTGTTGTGGGTGAAGCAGTAAAAGCTTTAGAACATGAAACTGCTGATGCATCAGAGAATCTGTgcaaggtggatgttgttgctCCAGTTGAAAATTTTGTCCAGCACAATTATCCTCCTCGGAGAAGAATCTCTGCTGTCAGAGACTTCCCTCCATTTTGTGGACCTAATGCTCCGCTTCTTAACAAGGTAGAGGCTGCGAAAGTGCTGGTTGTTGTGCAGAAGAAGAGTTTGGGTCAAGAGAAGTCTGGTCCCGAAGAAAATCCAACAAAAGAAATGGTGAAGAATGTTGTGAAAGAAATGGGTAGTGATGTTAAAGATGGAGATCTTAATGAAAGCAGATTAGAAAGTGCTTCTAGGATGGATGATGATAAAGTTAGAATTGAACCTGATTCTTCTGTGAATAAGGTGAAGGTAGCTGAAGAGAATAGACATGAAAGGTGCATCAAATCTCCTCGACAAATCATTCTAAATCAGCATGACCTGAATTCCATGGCAGTTTCTAAATCAGTCAAAATGGAAGTTGGTGGTCTAGAAGAGAATCTAGGTAAGGACCTTACAGTTTACTTGGAGGATAAAATTTCTAAGAGAAAGCTTTCAGACCTATCTGGTGGTAAGAATTCAATGCGTAAAGACAAGTTTGAGGTTTTGAAGCTTGCATCAGGTAGGGAAGTAGTGCAGGGTCTTCCAGCTGAACGGAATTGTCCATGGAGGAAGGGGCAGATGGTGCATAAACCTACTATGTTGGCTTGTGATGCAAGAGAAAGCAAAGGTCAGAAACATAATTTCATATTGCTCGAACGATCAAAATCTGCTTTGAAAACGAAGATAAATGAGTTAGACAAACATGGAGGAATTATGAAAAAGAACTCATCTCCCACTATAAAGGTGGAAAGAGGTGTGGGCCAAAAGACTGAATGTAACAAAGAAGATTATCTGAAAAATGGTGAGGAATCCGATAATTTTCGTGTAGTTGCATGTTCGCACAATTTTGATGTGAGCCTTCCTCCATCTTGTCCCACCATTTCACGTGGCAAAGATAATGGCAATGATGCAATCGTTACTAGAAACAAAGTGAGGGAGACATTGCGTTTGTTCCAGGCTATCTGCAGGAAGCTCTTGCATGAAGAAGAAGCAAATTTCAAGGAGCGAGGAAATACTCGTAGGAGGGTTGATTTACAAGCATCTAAGATTCTTAAGGAGAAAGGAAAATATGTCAACATAGGTGAGCGCATTATTGGTTCTGTCCCAGGAGTTGAAGTTGGTGATGAGTTTATTTACAGGGTGGAGCTTAATATTGTTGGCCTGCATCGCCAAATTCAGGGTGGTATAGATTATATGAAACAAGATGGAAAACTCCTTGCAACAAGTATTGTATCATCTGGGGCCTATGATGATGACACAGATAACTCAGATGTCTTGATTTACACAGGTTCTGGAGGCAACATGATGAGTGGAGACAAGGAACCTGAAGATCAGAAGCTTGAGAGAGGTAATCTAGCTTTGAAGAACAGTATGGATGCAAAGAATCCTGTAAGGGTGATTCGTGGTGATTCAAAGGGGGCTGATTCAGTTGATGCAAGAGGGAGGACCTATATCTATGATGGGTTGTATCTGGTGGAGAAGTGCTGGCAGGAAATAGGGTCACATGGTAAGTTGGTGTTTAAGTTTAAGCTGGTTCGAATTCAAGGTCAACCAGAGCTTGCTTGGAATGTAGTGAAGAAgtccaaaaaatttaaagtgcGGGAGGGTGTCTGTGTAGATGATATCTCACAGGGGAAAGAGAAAATTCCCATTTGTGCTGTGAACACCATAAATGATGAGAAGCCTCCACCATTTAAATACACAACTCATATGATATATCCTCATTGGTGTCGCCGTTTGCCTCCCAAGGGCTGTGATTGTATTAATGGTTGCTCTGAATCTAGGAAATGTCCTTGTCTGGAAAAGAATGGAGGGGGGATCCCATATAACTATAATGGCGCAATAGTGGAAGCGAAGCCCCTAGTGTATGAGTGTGGTCCTTCTTGCAAGTGTCCTCCTTTATGCTACAATAGAGTCAGTCAGCATGGTATCAAATTTCAGCTTGAAATCTTTAAAACTGAATCAAGGGGATGGGGCGTGAGAtctttaaattcaatttcttcaGGAAGTTTTATCTGTGAGTATGCAGGAGAGCTCCTTGAAGAGAAAGAAGCTGAACAAAGAACTGGTAACGATGAGTATTTGTTTGATATTGGAAATCAGTTCAATGACAATTCTCTTTGGGATGGACTTACAACCCTCATGCCTGAAGCACAGCCAGATGCTGTTGTAGAAGTGCAGAACAGTGGCTTCACCATTGATGCAGCACAGTGTGGTAACGTGGGGAGATTCATTAACCACAGTTGCTCCCCAAATCTTTATGCCCAAAATGTTCTTTATGACCATGATGACAAAAGAATTCCTCACATAATGTTCTTTGCTGTCGAGAACATTCCTCCCTTGCAAGAGCTCACTTACCATTACAATTACATGATAGATCAGGTTTTTGACTCCAATGGCAATATAAAGAAGAAGAGTTGCCATTGTGGTTCTCCAGAGTGCACTGGTAGGATGTATTGA